From a region of the Pseudooceanicola aestuarii genome:
- a CDS encoding TrbC/VirB2 family protein has protein sequence MTLKHIHIIQILLIGIVLFVAGPAFADENEIFKKSCSKLNAIQEFVFGAAYVIGAIGLVVIAVSAFLGRFKFAHLIALGGGLFIVAMADLLLSFITGDKGGLDSCASS, from the coding sequence ATGACACTCAAACACATACACATCATTCAAATATTGCTGATAGGGATAGTTCTTTTTGTTGCTGGTCCCGCATTCGCAGATGAGAATGAAATCTTTAAAAAATCTTGCTCCAAACTTAACGCAATCCAAGAGTTTGTTTTTGGTGCTGCTTACGTAATTGGGGCCATCGGCCTTGTGGTTATCGCAGTTTCTGCGTTCTTGGGTCGTTTCAAGTTCGCCCATCTGATTGCTTTGGGGGGTGGCCTTTTCATTGTTGCGATGGCTGACCTTCTCCTAAGTTTCATAACCGGCGACAAAGGGGGATTGGACTCGTGCGCAAGTTCCTAA